One genomic window of Agrobacterium tumefaciens includes the following:
- a CDS encoding IclR family transcriptional regulator has translation MSVRGRNRSREAIPVTRTLDRGLALLEHLSVEREATLSALARAVEMTPTTASRLLETLRGRGFVDYDGATGLFSVGLRAFTVGSSVLQNRKLDRVALPAMRMLADKTGLPVNLAVRDGRTAIYIEQIEAPGVVRLSIQPGVQMPLHATAVGKVLASWLWAEALDDALFAAPLHSFTQHTMTSSEDLSNDLVRVRERGWATDDQEYQAGLFCLAAPVFDRNSNVVAAVSVSTLASLIDADNLTDLARKLVECAGEIGAKLGWIARTRDDMSAVANDFSD, from the coding sequence ATGAGCGTTCGCGGAAGGAACAGATCGCGTGAGGCAATCCCAGTCACTCGAACGCTTGACCGGGGTCTCGCACTACTCGAGCATCTCAGTGTCGAGCGCGAGGCGACATTGAGTGCACTGGCGCGCGCGGTTGAGATGACGCCAACAACAGCATCGCGTTTGCTGGAAACGCTAAGGGGGCGCGGTTTCGTCGATTACGACGGTGCGACAGGCTTGTTTTCTGTGGGACTGCGCGCATTTACCGTCGGGTCCAGCGTTCTCCAGAATCGGAAGCTGGATCGCGTAGCACTACCCGCGATGCGAATGCTCGCTGACAAGACCGGATTGCCAGTTAATCTTGCGGTGCGAGACGGACGAACCGCAATCTACATCGAGCAGATAGAGGCTCCCGGTGTCGTCCGGCTATCGATCCAGCCGGGTGTTCAAATGCCATTACACGCAACCGCGGTTGGAAAGGTGCTTGCCAGTTGGCTTTGGGCCGAGGCACTCGACGACGCGCTATTCGCCGCTCCGCTGCACTCGTTCACTCAACACACAATGACTTCATCGGAAGACCTTTCAAATGACCTCGTCCGTGTGCGAGAACGCGGGTGGGCGACAGACGACCAAGAGTACCAGGCTGGTCTATTCTGCCTCGCAGCGCCGGTATTCGATAGAAACAGTAACGTCGTGGCCGCGGTCTCTGTCTCCACCCTCGCAAGTCTTATTGATGCGGACAACCTCACCGATTTGGCCCGGAAACTCGTGGAGTGTGCAGGCGAGATTGGAGCTAAGTTGGGATGGATCGCAAGAACGCGCGACGACATGTCGGCCGTAGCCAACGACTTCTCCGACTGA
- a CDS encoding mandelate racemase/muconate lactonizing enzyme family protein, translating into MKITKVTSEYYSWPRPVPLTNGVDTWTDVRRAVVKIETDEGITGIGVGGAAAGERQFRDAFAAKLIDQDPLLTERIWASLWSPKLSGRRGYETRALSSIDFALWDIKGKAAGLPLYKLLGGYRNRVASYVAGGYYGPDKTIKDLQAEMVRYVERGAKAVKMKVGAVALSEDVARVKAVREAIGPDIRLMIDVNCAYRYYEAIQFSRRVEDFDIFWLEEPVQPDDYEGMEKIARASSIPLAAGENEYTKFGFRDLIATQSVAILQPDARWMGGVTEFIKVASMAEAHGLDIAAHGDQQVHLHLLGAIPNALYLEYYPVEFDPMHGQVYLETPKIQADGSVELLETPGLGLAHNEEALAKYRISL; encoded by the coding sequence ATGAAGATCACCAAAGTCACCTCCGAATACTATTCCTGGCCGCGCCCGGTTCCGCTTACAAATGGCGTCGATACGTGGACCGACGTCCGGCGGGCGGTCGTGAAGATCGAGACCGACGAGGGGATCACCGGGATTGGCGTTGGGGGTGCCGCGGCAGGTGAACGACAGTTCCGTGACGCTTTCGCTGCAAAGCTGATCGACCAGGATCCGTTGTTGACCGAGAGGATCTGGGCAAGCCTCTGGAGCCCCAAGCTTTCGGGACGTCGCGGATACGAGACGCGAGCTCTATCTTCGATCGACTTCGCCCTCTGGGACATTAAGGGCAAAGCCGCCGGGCTGCCGCTCTACAAGCTGCTTGGTGGGTACCGTAATCGTGTCGCCAGCTACGTCGCCGGCGGCTACTACGGCCCCGACAAGACCATCAAGGATCTGCAGGCTGAGATGGTCCGCTACGTCGAACGCGGCGCCAAGGCTGTGAAGATGAAGGTGGGCGCCGTCGCTTTGAGCGAGGACGTCGCCCGTGTGAAAGCGGTGCGCGAGGCGATCGGCCCGGATATCCGCCTGATGATCGATGTGAACTGTGCCTATCGCTATTATGAGGCGATCCAGTTTTCCCGCCGTGTCGAGGACTTCGATATTTTCTGGCTGGAAGAACCGGTTCAGCCTGACGACTACGAAGGCATGGAGAAGATCGCGCGCGCCTCGTCCATCCCTCTGGCGGCGGGCGAAAACGAGTACACGAAGTTCGGCTTCAGGGATCTCATCGCCACACAATCGGTCGCCATTCTCCAACCCGACGCTCGCTGGATGGGCGGCGTGACAGAGTTCATCAAAGTGGCATCGATGGCGGAAGCACATGGCCTCGACATCGCTGCCCACGGTGATCAGCAGGTACACCTCCACCTCCTCGGCGCGATCCCGAACGCGCTTTATCTCGAGTACTACCCTGTCGAGTTCGATCCCATGCATGGCCAGGTCTACCTCGAAACGCCGAAGATTCAGGCCGATGGCTCGGTCGAACTTCTGGAAACGCCTGGGCTTGGCCTGGCGCACAATGAAGAAGCGCTCGCCAAGTATCGCATTTCTCTTTGA
- a CDS encoding extracellular solute-binding protein translates to MARSNFWKRLGLAWRTMKKRSPSIAFLFESHSQPIRCSTRKFTMTDQFKLDKSGLTALTGDSNRRSVLKGLVGAATATVVGGLATPRVARAANVVRFLHDETDPPTIEFFNKAIAAFEKDNPGVTIEMEAVGTAGRLQKVAAMLNAGTMPEIFKILPEERFSFGKQGFLEPLDDVIAEIGVDEYPERMIAPIEGNRFSIPYTIGHSSVFWYRDDLLTQNGIKPPKDWAEYLSAAKELTSGDQYGTVFPANKNRVTSLFFSQYYWSAGGTYFDKDLNLVFGGDAAVKALEFQRELAKSAPPSISSYVNNDLVNAYLTEKVAIDIWAGRLVSTAALNKPDLIARTKAAKRPAGPAGVGVGFSNANSLALASEKVGATSIAAAKKFLTYILTGDRAVDFALTAYPHLIPPTKSVRADSRLLQGTPQLKCRSDLAEASFDISNTLDFESEAGARIVDGKVVTAGVVNPLIGDIIARDIPAQIVQRVLLQGAEPSDAVAWGRSQMEAILAAKKG, encoded by the coding sequence ATGGCTCGGTCGAACTTCTGGAAACGCCTGGGCTTGGCCTGGCGCACAATGAAGAAGCGCTCGCCAAGTATCGCATTTCTCTTTGAGAGCCACTCGCAACCCATTCGCTGCTCAACCAGGAAGTTCACGATGACTGACCAATTCAAACTCGATAAGTCCGGCCTCACGGCTCTGACCGGCGACAGCAATCGCCGATCCGTTCTCAAGGGCCTGGTCGGTGCTGCCACGGCAACTGTCGTGGGCGGCCTGGCTACGCCTCGCGTCGCACGAGCGGCGAATGTGGTTCGCTTTCTTCACGATGAAACGGATCCGCCCACAATCGAATTCTTCAACAAGGCAATTGCTGCGTTCGAAAAGGACAATCCCGGCGTGACAATCGAAATGGAGGCAGTCGGCACCGCCGGCCGCCTGCAGAAGGTTGCGGCAATGCTCAATGCGGGCACGATGCCCGAGATCTTCAAGATTCTTCCCGAGGAACGCTTCAGCTTCGGAAAGCAGGGCTTTCTTGAGCCGCTCGACGACGTCATCGCCGAGATCGGCGTCGACGAATATCCGGAGCGAATGATCGCGCCCATCGAAGGCAACCGCTTCTCTATTCCCTACACCATCGGTCACTCGAGCGTCTTCTGGTATCGTGACGATCTTCTCACGCAAAACGGGATCAAACCGCCAAAGGATTGGGCCGAATACCTCTCCGCCGCGAAGGAACTGACCAGTGGCGACCAGTACGGCACTGTTTTTCCAGCCAACAAGAACCGGGTCACCTCGCTGTTCTTCTCCCAGTATTACTGGTCGGCTGGCGGCACCTATTTCGACAAGGACCTCAATCTGGTCTTTGGCGGCGACGCTGCGGTCAAAGCGCTGGAATTCCAGCGCGAATTGGCAAAGTCGGCTCCTCCGAGCATTTCGAGCTACGTCAACAACGACCTTGTCAACGCTTACCTGACGGAAAAAGTGGCGATCGACATCTGGGCCGGTAGGCTTGTCTCGACGGCGGCTCTGAACAAGCCGGACCTGATTGCCCGGACAAAGGCCGCCAAGCGTCCGGCAGGGCCGGCCGGCGTCGGGGTTGGCTTCTCAAACGCCAACAGTCTAGCACTCGCGTCGGAAAAAGTGGGCGCGACCAGCATCGCGGCGGCCAAGAAGTTCCTCACCTACATCCTGACTGGCGACAGGGCTGTCGATTTCGCCCTGACGGCCTACCCGCATCTGATCCCGCCGACCAAGTCGGTACGCGCCGATTCGCGGCTTCTTCAAGGGACGCCTCAACTGAAGTGCAGGAGCGATCTGGCGGAAGCAAGCTTCGATATCTCCAACACGCTCGATTTCGAGTCCGAGGCCGGTGCGCGCATCGTCGATGGCAAGGTTGTCACGGCCGGTGTCGTCAACCCGTTGATCGGTGACATCATCGCCCGTGACATCCCCGCACAAATTGTCCAGCGCGTGCTGCTGCAAGGCGCTGAGCCAAGCGACGCTGTGGCATGGGGACGGTCACAGATGGAAGCGATCCTGGCCGCGAAGAAGGGCTAA
- a CDS encoding ABC transporter ATP-binding protein, with protein sequence MAALELTDIVKSFEERTVVSDVSLSVSDGEFVAILGPSGCGKSTLLRIIAGLEHATSGRISLGGRDTTWLHPKDRAIAMVFQNYALYPHLSIFENIAFPMRIAGARKRDVDDSVQRVASLVGLSHLLDRKPRHLSGGERQRAALARALIRKPALFLLDEPLSNLDAKLRQSAREELKLLQRQTGLTALYVTHDQVEAMGLGDRIVVMSGGVIRQVGKPKEIYQNPADTFVATFIGTPPMNIVDFDEILVGFRPETVQVNGAANAETTAFPVEIQRTEYLGNVQLVYASILGSFKPGRVIAAVPVKDALTLAEGERTTFAVRTEELRFFDKVTGLAVETPNADLRTPAQGVAEHV encoded by the coding sequence ATGGCGGCATTGGAATTAACGGACATCGTAAAGAGCTTCGAGGAGCGCACGGTCGTTTCCGACGTGTCTCTTTCGGTCTCCGACGGCGAATTTGTTGCCATTCTCGGACCTTCAGGCTGTGGGAAATCGACACTGCTCCGCATCATCGCCGGCCTGGAGCACGCGACATCGGGCAGGATATCGCTGGGTGGTCGCGATACGACATGGCTCCACCCGAAGGATCGCGCTATTGCGATGGTCTTTCAGAACTACGCGCTCTATCCGCATCTGTCGATCTTCGAGAATATCGCCTTCCCCATGAGGATCGCCGGTGCCCGGAAACGTGACGTCGATGATTCCGTTCAACGAGTAGCAAGCCTTGTCGGCTTGAGCCATCTTCTCGACCGCAAGCCTCGCCATCTATCCGGGGGAGAGCGGCAGCGGGCTGCGCTGGCGCGGGCGCTGATCAGGAAGCCGGCCCTGTTCCTGCTAGACGAGCCACTTTCAAATCTGGACGCTAAACTGCGGCAATCGGCGCGTGAGGAACTGAAGCTTCTTCAACGGCAGACCGGTTTGACCGCGCTGTATGTCACCCACGACCAAGTGGAAGCGATGGGCCTTGGTGACCGGATCGTCGTCATGAGCGGGGGTGTCATCCGGCAGGTGGGAAAGCCGAAGGAAATCTATCAAAATCCCGCCGATACGTTTGTCGCCACATTCATCGGCACGCCGCCAATGAACATCGTGGATTTCGACGAAATCCTTGTCGGCTTTCGTCCCGAGACGGTTCAGGTCAACGGCGCCGCAAATGCAGAGACCACTGCATTTCCGGTCGAGATCCAGAGAACGGAGTATCTGGGGAATGTGCAACTCGTCTATGCTTCGATCCTCGGCTCTTTCAAGCCCGGTAGGGTGATCGCCGCCGTCCCGGTCAAAGATGCGCTCACGCTTGCAGAGGGCGAACGCACCACATTCGCCGTCCGGACGGAGGAACTCCGCTTTTTCGACAAGGTCACGGGCTTGGCGGTGGAAACACCCAATGCCGATCTCCGCACCCCGGCCCAGGGCGTTGCTGAACATGTCTGA
- a CDS encoding sugar ABC transporter permease: MPISAPRPRALLNMSEATAIQRGDRTFAYLTLLPSVALILLLIAVPTLAIFALSVQNVTLGRFAGEFAGLANFRAVLANPDFYSALTNTFIWVFGNVGFEMLIGTGLALLLHQSFRFRGVVRAVVLASFLMPTVVAVLVWRYMFDDIVGIANSLLISTGLVDKPIQWLTSPRLAMFSVIVIGTWKFAPFVVLAILGILQSIPNEQYEAAKLDGANALQRFIRITLPYILPVFILTALLRTIWSFHKFDLIYLLTGGGPVDATTTLPILIYVKGFQEFDVGGAAAIALIMLAIITVFLAIYLVLIRWSERRQ, from the coding sequence ATGCCGATCTCCGCACCCCGGCCCAGGGCGTTGCTGAACATGTCTGAGGCAACCGCAATTCAACGCGGCGATCGAACATTCGCCTACCTTACGCTCCTTCCCTCCGTAGCACTCATACTGCTCCTCATAGCCGTGCCCACGCTCGCGATCTTCGCCCTTAGCGTGCAGAACGTGACGCTTGGCCGCTTTGCAGGCGAGTTTGCCGGACTGGCGAACTTTCGCGCGGTGTTGGCCAATCCTGACTTCTATTCCGCACTCACCAACACCTTCATCTGGGTCTTCGGAAACGTCGGGTTCGAAATGCTGATTGGCACTGGCCTTGCCCTTCTGCTTCACCAATCGTTTCGCTTCCGTGGTGTGGTTCGCGCCGTCGTTCTGGCGTCCTTCTTGATGCCAACGGTTGTTGCGGTCTTGGTCTGGCGCTACATGTTCGACGACATCGTGGGCATAGCCAACAGCCTCCTGATCAGCACCGGGCTGGTCGACAAGCCCATTCAGTGGCTGACTAGCCCGCGCCTTGCGATGTTTTCGGTGATCGTGATCGGCACCTGGAAGTTCGCTCCGTTCGTTGTGCTTGCAATCCTAGGCATTCTGCAATCGATACCGAACGAACAATATGAAGCCGCCAAGCTCGACGGCGCCAATGCGCTACAGCGTTTCATCCGCATCACGCTTCCCTACATACTCCCAGTCTTTATCTTGACCGCGCTTTTGCGAACAATCTGGTCGTTTCACAAGTTCGATCTCATCTACCTGCTGACGGGTGGCGGTCCGGTCGATGCGACGACGACACTGCCGATCCTAATTTACGTCAAGGGCTTTCAGGAGTTCGACGTCGGCGGCGCGGCAGCGATTGCGCTCATCATGCTCGCGATCATCACGGTCTTCCTGGCGATCTATCTCGTCCTCATTCGTTGGTCGGAGCGTCGTCAATGA
- a CDS encoding carbohydrate ABC transporter permease, which produces MTTQSRLLPSNPAQFHAITTGIMIYLLAFTAITVMGFPLLWMILCSFKEPAELYQAPPNFLPATITFRNYTDLFTQTGFARYFVNSLIVASATTFLALTLGALGGYTLNRFRFFGLAAVAGLSLLCYMLPETLVVIPVYMLASLVGLQDTLVSLIAANTAFTLPFALWFMRSYFRSIPTSFEESAMLDGCTRFKAFRKVTLPLALPGLVSVGVFSFNNAWNEFLFALILTSSERNKTLPLGLSTWIGQDSIYSWGMLLAGSVLLTAFSILLYMLTQGKLTSGLTEGGMKG; this is translated from the coding sequence ATGACAACTCAAAGCCGCCTCCTGCCATCCAACCCGGCGCAGTTCCACGCTATCACAACTGGGATCATGATCTACCTTCTCGCGTTCACCGCGATCACGGTCATGGGTTTTCCGCTTTTGTGGATGATTCTCTGCTCGTTCAAGGAGCCCGCGGAACTCTACCAGGCTCCGCCAAACTTCCTGCCGGCAACCATCACATTTCGAAACTATACGGACCTGTTCACCCAGACCGGGTTCGCGCGGTACTTTGTAAATAGCCTGATCGTCGCGTCCGCCACAACTTTCTTGGCTCTGACCTTGGGAGCGCTCGGCGGATACACGCTGAACCGGTTTCGCTTTTTTGGCTTGGCGGCGGTGGCGGGCCTATCCCTGCTTTGCTACATGCTGCCCGAAACGCTCGTCGTCATCCCGGTCTACATGCTGGCGTCGCTTGTTGGATTGCAGGATACGCTCGTGAGCCTGATCGCCGCAAACACGGCATTCACGCTGCCGTTCGCACTCTGGTTCATGCGTTCGTACTTCAGATCTATCCCGACATCATTCGAAGAAAGCGCGATGCTCGACGGCTGCACACGCTTCAAGGCATTTCGGAAGGTCACCCTTCCCCTCGCCTTGCCCGGACTTGTCTCCGTCGGTGTGTTCAGCTTCAACAACGCGTGGAACGAATTCCTCTTCGCTCTGATCCTCACTTCATCCGAACGCAACAAGACTTTGCCGTTGGGTCTTTCCACTTGGATTGGCCAGGATAGCATCTACTCCTGGGGCATGCTGCTCGCAGGTTCTGTCCTACTGACGGCGTTTTCCATTCTGCTCTACATGCTGACGCAAGGTAAGTTGACGTCGGGCCTGACGGAAGGCGGGATGAAGGGTTGA
- a CDS encoding MFS transporter, whose amino-acid sequence MAAAELWRLSFWILLPAACFLFFIAWSVLPEEFAGSKDSPPPLLQIVLLSASIMLLSLAGTAAELNILIAGAFLLLGFICAAVIVWRENYSLAKLLPTGAFSMHSPLFILYLMMILICACQASEIYVPYFLQLLKKQQPLWAGYMVSTIAFGWMLGAICSAGLTGRKARIAVLVGPIVVFLSFVGLSIFLPVPRVAVDRNETVAIVVCLSGLGLGIGVCWPHLQSAVLSRALPREEDLTSASIPIIQQFASALGAAVAGLVVNFNGVSDVVNLNSLSNAAWWLYFTTSTVAALVVPLALFATRIVSPIKTSDPNGIKSLNKTSLDRITDV is encoded by the coding sequence ATGGCTGCCGCAGAATTATGGCGGCTCTCTTTCTGGATACTTCTGCCTGCGGCGTGTTTTCTCTTTTTCATTGCATGGTCAGTACTGCCTGAGGAGTTTGCTGGTTCGAAAGACTCGCCGCCACCATTGCTTCAGATTGTTCTTCTTTCGGCGTCGATCATGTTGCTTTCGTTGGCTGGCACCGCCGCAGAATTGAATATTCTCATTGCAGGGGCCTTTCTTCTTCTCGGATTTATATGCGCGGCAGTGATTGTGTGGCGCGAGAATTATTCCTTGGCAAAACTCCTTCCCACGGGTGCATTCTCAATGCACTCACCGTTATTCATTTTGTACCTTATGATGATCTTAATCTGCGCCTGCCAAGCGAGTGAAATTTATGTACCGTACTTCTTGCAGCTCTTAAAAAAACAGCAACCGCTTTGGGCTGGCTATATGGTGTCGACCATCGCTTTTGGATGGATGTTGGGAGCGATCTGCTCCGCGGGACTTACCGGACGAAAAGCCCGAATTGCCGTCCTCGTTGGGCCCATCGTTGTTTTTCTGTCGTTTGTAGGGCTTTCAATTTTTCTTCCTGTACCCAGGGTCGCCGTCGACCGAAACGAAACGGTCGCGATAGTAGTTTGCTTGTCCGGATTGGGTTTAGGGATAGGTGTTTGTTGGCCACATCTGCAAAGTGCGGTGTTATCTCGCGCACTGCCTCGCGAAGAGGATTTAACCTCGGCGTCTATCCCCATTATTCAACAGTTCGCTAGCGCTTTGGGCGCTGCGGTTGCCGGATTGGTCGTGAATTTCAACGGCGTGTCGGACGTCGTGAATTTGAATAGTTTATCGAATGCTGCATGGTGGCTGTATTTCACTACCTCTACCGTCGCTGCGCTTGTTGTGCCGCTCGCCCTCTTCGCAACGCGCATCGTCTCGCCGATTAAGACCTCTGACCCAAATGGGATAAAATCATTGAATAAGACCTCCCTCGACAGGATTACTGATGTGTAA
- a CDS encoding MFS transporter produces the protein MGVLAEWKSLFLGGNFSKIVVLGGGIALHAINIFVGSTLMPSIVKDIGGVDLLAWNTTLYIVASILASVFVAHHPAGLGPRQVYAIGAASFAIGSLLCGTALHMESMLLGRFVQGFGAGILVAISYSMVRALFIESLWPRALALMSVVWGGDFIGTRNRRSHGCRRIMAALFLDTSACGVFSLFHCMVSTA, from the coding sequence ATGGGTGTTCTTGCGGAATGGAAGTCGCTGTTTTTAGGCGGTAATTTTTCTAAGATAGTGGTCTTGGGTGGCGGAATAGCTTTGCACGCGATCAACATTTTTGTTGGATCGACTTTGATGCCCTCAATCGTAAAAGATATTGGTGGTGTTGATCTTCTCGCTTGGAACACTACTCTCTACATAGTGGCCTCGATACTCGCATCGGTGTTTGTTGCCCACCATCCGGCGGGCTTGGGGCCTCGTCAGGTTTACGCAATCGGAGCGGCATCATTCGCCATCGGCAGCCTTCTCTGTGGTACTGCGCTGCACATGGAGAGCATGCTCTTAGGGCGTTTTGTTCAAGGGTTCGGCGCGGGCATTCTTGTCGCCATATCCTATTCTATGGTCCGGGCGTTATTTATAGAAAGTCTATGGCCGAGAGCACTGGCTTTGATGTCGGTGGTGTGGGGGGGCGACTTTATTGGGACCCGCAATCGGCGGAGTCATGGCTGCCGCAGAATTATGGCGGCTCTCTTTCTGGATACTTCTGCCTGCGGCGTGTTTTCTCTTTTTCATTGCATGGTCAGTACTGCCTGA
- a CDS encoding SDR family oxidoreductase, with product MSLKDKTVIVIGGSSGFGKATALKAAELGAKVTITSRDAAKLEQVVGEFAAVGYAVAGHVVDAADVSSIAALFDGIASFDHLVSMAGGAMGGGFLAADYDTIKHAVDEKLFANLQIARHAAKRIAEGGSMTFTAGSGGRPHNASGAIIGNDAIRILVEGLAVELAPKARVNAVAPTWTPTPLWRGMAAAELKATQERFAQTIPLGRTAEIDEVASAYIFLLQCSFITGQTIAVDGGLTLVS from the coding sequence GTGAGCCTCAAAGACAAGACAGTGATTGTGATCGGGGGAAGCTCGGGCTTCGGCAAGGCAACCGCCCTGAAGGCCGCGGAACTGGGCGCGAAAGTGACTATTACCAGCCGGGATGCCGCGAAGCTCGAGCAGGTCGTCGGCGAATTCGCCGCGGTCGGGTATGCCGTTGCCGGGCATGTGGTCGACGCGGCCGATGTCTCGTCGATCGCCGCCTTGTTCGACGGAATCGCATCCTTCGATCATCTCGTCTCGATGGCGGGTGGCGCGATGGGCGGCGGCTTTCTGGCAGCCGACTATGACACGATCAAGCACGCCGTCGATGAAAAGCTGTTCGCCAATCTTCAGATCGCCCGCCATGCGGCCAAGAGGATTGCCGAAGGCGGCAGCATGACCTTCACCGCCGGTTCGGGTGGCCGGCCGCACAATGCCTCCGGAGCCATCATCGGCAACGATGCCATTCGTATTCTGGTGGAGGGGCTCGCGGTCGAACTGGCGCCGAAGGCGCGCGTCAACGCCGTTGCACCGACATGGACGCCGACACCGCTCTGGCGGGGCATGGCAGCCGCCGAGCTGAAAGCCACGCAGGAGCGTTTCGCACAAACCATCCCGCTCGGAAGAACGGCCGAGATCGACGAGGTCGCTTCAGCCTACATCTTTCTCTTGCAGTGCAGCTTCATCACCGGCCAGACGATCGCGGTCGATGGCGGGCTGACGCTGGTAAGTTGA
- a CDS encoding heme-binding protein, whose amino-acid sequence MQTELTTTVRDLSLVAAQKLLANGLDHAAKNDMRLAISVVDRAGNLLAFARMDGASIVTVDVAVGKARTAAFLKAPSKLFEDMINSGKPSMATVPGLLPLQGGMPIVHEGEVVGAVGVSGSSGDNDQAAAALIAESFAQL is encoded by the coding sequence ATGCAGACAGAACTCACCACCACCGTGCGCGACCTGTCGCTTGTCGCGGCGCAGAAGCTCCTGGCGAACGGCCTCGATCATGCGGCGAAGAACGACATGCGGCTTGCGATCTCCGTTGTCGATCGGGCCGGCAACCTTCTTGCCTTCGCCCGAATGGATGGCGCCTCGATCGTCACGGTCGATGTCGCGGTCGGCAAGGCGCGCACGGCCGCCTTCCTCAAGGCGCCGTCGAAGCTGTTCGAGGACATGATCAATTCGGGCAAGCCGTCCATGGCGACCGTGCCGGGACTGCTGCCGCTGCAGGGCGGCATGCCGATCGTGCATGAGGGCGAGGTGGTCGGAGCGGTCGGCGTGAGCGGCTCGTCTGGCGACAACGACCAGGCGGCGGCGGCGTTGATCGCCGAATCCTTTGCGCAACTTTAG
- a CDS encoding MarR family transcriptional regulator, producing the protein MSIGETWLPLVSERAYNPVHNVGRALIDAASLMTRAVDRRAQEIGITGPQWVVLIRIGGGIGNTATELCRSLGYDSGAMTRMLDRLVRLGLVRRAPSPRDGRVAALSLTPAGEALYPRLRPIAIEVIDEHLQGFAPEEIEQFMTYLDRVVANGQAARGDRDPDCNLCPSSGDTT; encoded by the coding sequence ATGTCGATTGGCGAAACGTGGCTCCCCCTGGTTTCCGAGCGAGCTTACAATCCAGTCCATAATGTCGGCCGGGCGCTGATCGACGCTGCGTCGCTGATGACGCGGGCTGTTGACCGCCGCGCACAGGAGATCGGCATCACCGGCCCGCAATGGGTTGTGCTGATCAGGATCGGTGGCGGCATCGGCAATACCGCGACAGAGCTCTGCCGAAGCCTTGGCTATGACAGCGGCGCGATGACCCGCATGCTCGACCGTCTGGTTAGGCTCGGCCTGGTGCGGCGTGCGCCCTCGCCGCGGGACGGGCGGGTTGCCGCCCTTTCGCTGACACCGGCGGGAGAGGCGCTTTATCCACGGCTTCGGCCCATCGCCATCGAGGTGATCGACGAACATCTCCAGGGCTTCGCGCCCGAGGAGATCGAGCAGTTCATGACTTACCTCGACCGCGTGGTTGCCAACGGGCAGGCGGCCCGCGGCGACAGGGACCCCGATTGCAACCTCTGTCCGTCCAGCGGCGATACGACCTGA